The region CGGTGATGAACGCGTTCCGGCAGATGGTGCCCGAGGCGCAGGTCATCTACACCCACTACTCGCCATCCGCCGAAGAATTCGCGGCGACAACCGGCGCCGACTGGCACGGCTACCTCTGCTATGACCGCCGCTCCGATGTCGAGCAGATGCTCGCTGCTGCCGCTCCGGATCTTCTTGTCTTCGCCAAGCTCGATCTCTGGCCCGAACTCGCGACACGCGCTTCCGCCGCAGGTGCCGCGGTCGCAATGGTCGCCGCCAGCGTGAGCCCCGACAGCGGCCGCCTCCGCTGGCCGTCGCGCGTCTTCGCCCGCCCAGGCTACACCGTGCTCGATCGTGTTGCCGCGAATTCCGCCGAGGACGCCGAGCGACTGGTCATCCTCGGCGCACCGGGCGACCGCATCACCGTCACCGGCGACCCACGTGTCGACTCGGTCATCGATCGTGTCGACCGCACCCCCGCCGATGATCCGTTGCGACGAATCGCAGAAGCAGAGCGGACCCTCGTCGCTGGAAGCACCTGGCTGCAGGACGAGGAGGTCGTCCTCGCGGCCTTCCGGCGTGTTCGCGACGCCCATCCGCGTGCGACGCTGATCATTGCGCCGCATCAGCCGACACGTGAAAATCTCCATCGCATTGCACGCCGGGCTGCCGAACTCGGACTGCCGGAAACGGTGCGGCTCTCGACGATGCGAGGCCCGGGAGAGCATCCGCTGATCGTCATCGACACCGTCGGCGTCCTCGCGCGCGCATATGCGTCGGGGTCGATCGCCTACGTCGGTGGCGGATTCGGGTTGAAGGGGATTCACTCGATCCTCGAGCCGGCGGCATGGCACCGGCCGGTGATCATCGGACGGCACGACCGCGGCTCGCGCGACGCGGCAATGCTCGACGCAGCCGGCGCTCTCACTCGGTTGACCGCGTCCGATCCCGCTGCGCAGCTCACTGCACGCTGGTTGTCGTGGCTCGACGATCCCGCCGCCGCGCACGCCGCCGGTGAAGCGGCTCGCCGCGCACTCGAGGGAGACCGCGGGGCGGCACAGAGATCTGCCGATCTCCTCGTGCCGTTGTTGCGCCGAAAGAGTGGCGGGTAAGGCGACCGCTTAAACGAAACGAGGCCCCATCGGGGCCCCGTCGACGATCAGATTGTCGCTGCAATCACGGCGCGAAGCCGAGCCCAAGACTCACGATGCTCGGATGCAGCCCGTCGTTCGACACGTGGTCGTACGCGGCGCGGATCGTTATGCCGTTGATCAGCGAGAGATCGATCCCGCCGCTGAAGCCAAATTCCGTGTTGGTCCCCGTGACGTCGGAATGCAGCATGTCGAGGCGCGGCGCGATCCATGGCTTGATCGCGAACGCCGGGTTCGGGATCGTCGCGGCGAATCCAATCGACAGCGGCACGTGGGTGAAGTGTTCGTTGCCGAACGACCAACTGCCGACGCCGCCCTGGAGCATGATGCGGAACGGCACCAGCGGTCCGCCGAGTAGGCGCAGCGACGCCGCGACCGCCGGCGACCATACGCCGTCCGCGTCCTTCGGAGAGTAGTGCGAGAGCTGCCCTGACACCCCGAAAAACCCGAGGCCGATCGCCGCGCGCCCTGCCACTGCGGTCCCCGAGCCGTAATCGCTGTTCGGAAAGCCGACATCGGCGCCGATGGTCAGTCCGGTTGGCGCGCCGTTGTTCACGACCGGCATGCCGAGCGCCTGGCCTTCTGCGGCCGTGGTGATCGACGCGGCAAGGCCGAGCGTCAGCAGGATACGACCAACCATCAGGCTCTCCAGGTCTTCAGTGCAGGAATGCGGCGGTGAATCCGATGCCGCTCATGTCGCCGATCGCGGCGCTGAAACGCAGATCGAGGCGAGGCGTCACGCGCGCGTCGAGACCGAAACCGAGGGTGAATTGCGTCCCCGACGCGTCGCCGAAGAGTAATCTCAGCACCGGCTGTGCATAGGGGACCAGTGAAATATCGGACCCCTCGATCAGCACGCGCCGGCCCATCGAAAAACCGATCGGGACGTAGCCGAAGGTGAAGCCGTTGCCGCTTTCCATTCCGAGCCCCGCGGTAAATGATCCGTCAAGCGGGAACGACTCGGAGTGGGTCACCAGCCGGGCGCGCAGGTCGGTTCCGAGGAGGAGATCGGTGCGTGAATCGGGGCCGGGACCGT is a window of Gemmatimonadales bacterium DNA encoding:
- a CDS encoding glycosyltransferase N-terminal domain-containing protein gives rise to the protein MPRTSVAYRIAATIGVPLVPLVARTGGRRHAHADRLDAPEDLRDWAQTHRDAARPLAWFHAASVGEGLQALAVMNAFRQMVPEAQVIYTHYSPSAEEFAATTGADWHGYLCYDRRSDVEQMLAAAAPDLLVFAKLDLWPELATRASAAGAAVAMVAASVSPDSGRLRWPSRVFARPGYTVLDRVAANSAEDAERLVILGAPGDRITVTGDPRVDSVIDRVDRTPADDPLRRIAEAERTLVAGSTWLQDEEVVLAAFRRVRDAHPRATLIIAPHQPTRENLHRIARRAAELGLPETVRLSTMRGPGEHPLIVIDTVGVLARAYASGSIAYVGGGFGLKGIHSILEPAAWHRPVIIGRHDRGSRDAAMLDAAGALTRLTASDPAAQLTARWLSWLDDPAAAHAAGEAARRALEGDRGAAQRSADLLVPLLRRKSGG